A region of the Massilia sp. erpn genome:
CTGCTGCCGCTGGCCAGCGGCGAGGCGGCCATCCAGGCGCAGCGCCGCCAGCTCGATAACAACTGGCGCTATTTTGGCGATAATCGCGGCGCCGCCTTGCCCGTGCTGCGGCGCGAGCTGGCCGCCGAGCTGCGCAAACCGAAGCCGCATTCTTTGCTGTTGCTGGAAAGCGGCTACTTCCTGCGCCAGCTAGGCGAAACTGCCGACCATGCGCTGGCGATGCAGGCCTTGCTGGCGCTGGACGTCGGCGATCCGGCCATCGGGCAAAACAGCGCCCAGCTGTTCCGCTTTGTCCATTTGAGCGCGCAGCAGCACGATGCCCGCCTGCTGCCGCTGATCGACAAATTCTTCTTGCGCGGGAAGGTCACGGTCTTCATTCCACAGCATGGCTTCACGGTCGATGAAACCTCGGTCTGCGTCTTCCTGTACGGCCTGTACGGCCGCGCCGGCGAAGACCATCTGCGCGCACTGCTGGGCGACGCCGGCATCGCCAACAAGGTGCTGGAAACCCTGATCTGGACCGGCTCGCCCGACAGCGTGCCGGCCGTGGCGGCTCTGCTGCAAACCAGCCGCGACGCCGACACCTTCTCGCGCGCCCTCAGCTTCCTGCTGCGCAGCGGCGGCCCGCAGGGCCGGGATGCTTTGCTCGCCGTCGATCCACGCCAGCTTGAAGGCAAGCCGCGCCAGTTCTATGAGCAGATCCGGCCGCAATTGCACGAGACCAGCTTTGCCACCTTACGCGAGCAGCTGGACGAATTGCCGGTAGCGCCAGCGGCCGGCGGCAAAGCGCAGAATTCCCGCCCCAGGCTGGACGACGCCGGCATGCGCCAGCGCCTGAACGAAATCTATGAACACTACGGCCGCTATGAGGACGTGCAGCCGGCGCAAATCGCCGCCTCCACCTTGCCCGCCGGTTTCCTGATCGAGCAGGTCACCCGCATCCGCGAACGCAGCTTCCTGCGTGTCACCGGCGAGGCGCTGAGCGACATTGACATGAGCAACACCCTGTTGAACACCCTGCGCTACCGGCCCGACGCAGCGGGCGCCAAGCCTTGAAGGAGCAGCATTGCCAAGCGCACCATTGGATGAACGACAAGCCAATTCGCCACCGGACCAAGGCGCGGCGCTGACGCTGCATGCGGCGTCGGTGCCGGTGTTCCTGCACTATCTGGAGCGGCTGGACGCCCTGGTGGCGCTCGCCGAGCGGCACGAAGCAGGGCGGATGCCGGGCGCCTCCCTGCTGCATGCCGCCCTGGCCGAGGGCATGTTCGCCTTTGCCCAGCAGGTGCAGATTGCCGCCGGCTTTGCCGTGCGCGCCTGCTGCCCCTTGCTGGAGATCGAACCGCCGCAGTTGGCCGGCGGCGACGGCAGCTGGCATCAGCTGCACGAGCGCATCGGCGCGGTGCGCGCCTTTCTCGCAGCAATAGATGTGGAGCGGATGAATGCCGGCGCGCGGCGCGAATTGAACACGG
Encoded here:
- a CDS encoding DUF1993 domain-containing protein, which produces MDERQANSPPDQGAALTLHAASVPVFLHYLERLDALVALAERHEAGRMPGASLLHAALAEGMFAFAQQVQIAAGFAVRACCPLLEIEPPQLAGGDGSWHQLHERIGAVRAFLAAIDVERMNAGARRELNTVAGRAAPSFNGADFVLRYALPNFFFHLAMAYAILRKEGLPVGKQDFDGYHAYPAGFSFL